The following are from one region of the Variovorax sp. V213 genome:
- a CDS encoding sensor histidine kinase — MNAVLPPTGPDTLAGRLTRTLIVWVGGVWMLCVLAVVWYVDREINHNFDNELVEVSHRMFDMAVQELDKLQQGGTPSALPMVAPKQLFSEDAVNYQVVDIHEHVLLRSAESPNDAFDVPLAAGFANNQTWRIYTVRHPTRGLYFQVADPLDERRTALNRTLYGLIIPLGAVLPLLALVLRNVARTELRVLQQLAGEIEKRSGSDLRPITLPGLPRELRSVGDHVNSLLERLSQSLDVERALAANAAHELRTPLAAARLRLQTALEHDLRRNDVQAAIDALQILSHRTEKLLQLSRAESGASLARSRVNLVQLAGAVVQEFWKDPQISERLALKVPDAIAPIASGDVDALAIALRNLVENALRYSGSGRVVIEVMAPCTLAVRDFGPGVSAEQLATLQQRHIRHSSDRTGYGLGLSIVGTIVEKHNAKLELASPPAGAASGFEARIVLRPA; from the coding sequence ATGAACGCAGTTCTTCCCCCAACCGGCCCCGACACGCTGGCCGGCCGCCTGACTCGCACGCTGATCGTCTGGGTGGGCGGCGTGTGGATGCTGTGCGTGCTGGCCGTGGTCTGGTATGTGGACCGCGAGATCAACCATAACTTCGACAACGAGCTGGTCGAGGTATCGCACCGCATGTTCGACATGGCGGTGCAGGAACTCGACAAGCTGCAGCAAGGGGGCACGCCTTCGGCCCTGCCGATGGTCGCGCCCAAGCAGCTGTTCTCGGAAGACGCCGTGAACTACCAGGTTGTGGACATCCACGAGCACGTGCTGCTGCGCTCGGCCGAGTCACCCAACGATGCCTTCGACGTTCCGCTGGCGGCGGGCTTCGCGAACAACCAGACCTGGCGCATCTATACCGTGCGGCACCCCACGCGAGGCCTCTACTTCCAGGTGGCCGATCCGCTCGACGAGCGCCGCACGGCGCTGAACCGCACGCTCTACGGCCTGATCATTCCGCTGGGCGCCGTGCTGCCGCTCCTGGCGCTGGTGCTGCGCAACGTGGCGCGCACCGAGCTGCGCGTGCTGCAGCAGCTTGCAGGCGAGATCGAGAAGCGCAGCGGCTCCGACCTGCGGCCCATCACGCTGCCCGGCCTGCCGAGGGAGCTGCGCTCGGTGGGCGACCACGTCAACAGCCTGCTGGAGCGCCTGTCGCAGTCGCTCGACGTCGAGCGCGCGCTGGCCGCCAATGCGGCCCACGAGCTGCGAACGCCTCTGGCCGCGGCGCGGCTGCGCCTGCAGACCGCGCTCGAGCACGACCTGCGGCGCAACGATGTCCAGGCCGCAATCGACGCGCTGCAGATACTCAGCCACCGCACCGAGAAGCTGCTCCAGCTCTCGCGCGCCGAATCTGGCGCGTCGCTGGCCCGCTCACGGGTCAATCTGGTCCAGCTCGCGGGCGCCGTGGTGCAGGAATTCTGGAAAGACCCACAGATCAGCGAACGCCTGGCACTCAAGGTGCCCGACGCCATCGCGCCCATTGCCTCGGGCGACGTCGACGCGCTGGCCATCGCGCTGCGCAACCTGGTTGAAAACGCGCTGCGCTACAGCGGCAGCGGCCGCGTGGTGATCGAGGTGATGGCGCCCTGTACGCTCGCGGTGCGCGACTTCGGCCCGGGCGTCAGCGCGGAGCAGCTCGCCACGCTGCAGCAGCGCCACATACGGCACAGCTCCGACCGCACGGGATACGGCCTGGGCCTTTCGATCGTGGGCACCATCGTCGAGAAGCACAACGCGAAGCTCGAACTGGCCTCGCCACCGGCGGGCGCCGCCAGCGGGTTCGAGGCGCGCATCGTGCTGCGGCCGGCCTGA
- a CDS encoding response regulator: MRILLVEDDSALADAVCSYLIAKAFVVDVASSLAEARGALHSVQYAAVLLDLHLGDGDGLSLLPQVRALREPPIVIVLTARDQVTDRIRGLDAGADDYLIKPYDPAELLARLRAVERRRSAGSSPVLHLGTLEIDLAQDRVRKDGNPVVLTQKEWALLRVMATRPERIHTRENLADALYGFGDEADSNTLEVFISRLRRKLGRSHIQTLRGLGYRLSTSADDDE; this comes from the coding sequence GTGCGCATATTGCTCGTCGAAGATGACAGTGCGTTGGCAGACGCCGTTTGCAGCTATCTGATTGCGAAAGCTTTCGTGGTCGACGTGGCGTCCAGCCTCGCCGAGGCCCGGGGCGCCCTGCATTCGGTGCAATACGCCGCCGTCCTGCTCGACCTGCACCTGGGCGACGGCGACGGCCTTTCGCTGCTGCCGCAGGTGCGCGCGCTGCGGGAGCCGCCCATCGTCATCGTGCTGACCGCGCGCGACCAGGTCACCGACCGCATCCGCGGGCTCGATGCCGGCGCCGACGACTACCTCATCAAGCCCTACGACCCGGCCGAGCTGCTGGCACGGCTGCGTGCGGTCGAGCGGCGGCGCAGCGCCGGCAGTTCGCCCGTGCTTCACCTCGGCACGCTCGAGATCGACCTGGCGCAGGACCGGGTCCGCAAGGACGGGAATCCCGTCGTCCTGACCCAGAAGGAATGGGCGCTGCTGCGCGTCATGGCCACACGGCCCGAACGCATCCACACCCGCGAAAACCTGGCCGATGCGCTCTACGGCTTCGGCGACGAGGCCGACAGCAACACGCTCGAGGTGTTCATCAGCCGGCTGCGGCGCAAGCTCGGCCGCAGCCATATCCAGACACTGCGCGGCCTCGGCTATCGCCTGTCGACTTCGGCAGACGACGACGAATGA
- a CDS encoding phosphatase PAP2 family protein — MTLLALVLLLGWDATGGDLALARLAGTPMGFPLRDNAFLVHVMHESAKNLSWLLVIALFAGIRWPLGILRRLPVRARAQLAFTVLLSVVAVSVLKHASHTSCPWDLKEFGGVASHVSHWAWKVYDGGPGGCFPAGHASAAFAYLGGYFVLRRVSPRAALVWLGVSLAAGLALGLSQQLRGAHYMSHTLWTAWICWVVGFAIDLLAAPRAPRLPTAQPAVLHAGS, encoded by the coding sequence ATGACCCTTCTGGCGCTGGTACTCCTGCTGGGCTGGGACGCCACCGGCGGCGACCTCGCCCTGGCGCGCCTCGCGGGCACGCCCATGGGGTTTCCGCTGCGCGACAACGCCTTTCTCGTCCATGTGATGCACGAAAGCGCCAAGAACCTGAGCTGGCTGCTCGTGATTGCGCTGTTCGCCGGCATCCGCTGGCCGCTGGGCATCCTGCGGCGGCTGCCGGTTCGCGCCCGGGCACAGCTGGCCTTCACAGTGCTGCTTTCGGTGGTTGCGGTCAGCGTGCTCAAGCATGCGAGCCACACAAGCTGCCCCTGGGACCTGAAGGAATTCGGCGGCGTCGCAAGCCACGTTTCGCATTGGGCATGGAAGGTCTATGACGGCGGCCCGGGCGGGTGTTTTCCCGCCGGCCATGCCTCCGCGGCTTTCGCGTACCTGGGCGGCTATTTCGTGCTGCGCAGGGTGTCGCCGCGTGCCGCGCTCGTCTGGCTCGGCGTGTCGCTGGCCGCGGGCCTCGCGCTGGGGCTGTCGCAGCAGCTGCGGGGCGCGCACTACATGAGCCACACGCTGTGGACGGCGTGGATCTGCTGGGTGGTGGGCTTTGCCATCGACCTCCTGGCCGCACCCCGGGCCCCTCGACTGCCAACGGCTCAACCCGCCGTCCTGCATGCAGGCTCTTGA
- a CDS encoding phosphatase PAP2 family protein gives MQALDVTLFALINAGAAAPAWSIYFARFASDVLPALLAVAIIGGAALDRRLRYACFTALFSVLLVWLFVNVFRSAMPFQRPAFYGLGIQWAPQGARPGFPSLHAACTFAAAFSLWCLPWRAPMFAALAVAAVVGWSRVFLGLHFPLDVVVGAMLAALVSIVVERGVSRPLNLALRAYMRPRLRARRARV, from the coding sequence ATGCAGGCTCTTGATGTCACCCTGTTCGCGCTGATCAACGCAGGCGCCGCGGCACCGGCGTGGAGCATCTATTTCGCGCGCTTTGCCTCCGATGTGCTGCCGGCCTTGCTGGCCGTTGCGATCATCGGCGGGGCGGCGCTCGACCGGCGCCTGCGCTATGCCTGCTTCACCGCGCTGTTCAGCGTGCTGCTGGTCTGGCTCTTCGTGAACGTGTTTCGTTCCGCCATGCCGTTCCAGCGGCCCGCGTTCTACGGGCTGGGCATCCAGTGGGCGCCGCAGGGCGCACGGCCGGGTTTTCCGAGCCTGCATGCCGCGTGCACCTTCGCGGCGGCGTTTTCCCTCTGGTGCCTGCCCTGGCGCGCGCCCATGTTCGCGGCGCTGGCGGTGGCCGCGGTGGTCGGATGGAGCCGGGTGTTCCTGGGGCTGCACTTTCCGCTCGACGTGGTCGTCGGGGCGATGCTTGCCGCGCTGGTCTCGATCGTGGTGGAGCGCGGCGTCAGCCGCCCGCTGAACCTGGCGCTCAGGGCCTACATGCGGCCCAGGTTGAGGGCGAGAAGGGCTCGAGTCTGA
- a CDS encoding phosphoethanolamine transferase, translated as MSFSRIEPPLARSTGSSAAGLPHLAPARALWARFDLWLCEPRSAQSLVLWLGIYLAVAANWPLWNELARIGGAPSTYMPTIAAMGLLVVCATVAMLSFTAWSRWMKPLWFAVVLLAAFVQHYMLEYRVVMDPTMIANVLQTDPNEARDLMSWRMAFHVLVVVLLPGLALWRARIVPMRFVSRLWRNAALLLLAVAVALVAAVSMNRQLAPLMRNNIHLRYMMNPVASLYSAGSVLIKPMFKRSRKLIPITAGTTLGASYAGQARPPMFVMVVGETARADHFGLNGYARDTTPELAARGVLSYRDVHSCGTNTLASVPCMFSPLGKQGYESRKDDYENLVDVLQAAGLAVLWLDNQAGCKDVCTRIPNASAFDSLSPVQKSALCDGEECLDDVMLKGLDARIAALPAERRAKGVVLVMHQMGSHGPAYYKRSAADVKRFLPECKTNALAECGHAELQNVYDNSIAQTDRFLAQTIDWLKAQSNQYDPALLYVSDHGESLGEYGLFLHGVPYSFAPEAQKHVPMVTWFSDGISQRRKLSRPCMEAGLDAPLTHDNLYHTVLGLMDVGNSTYKPALDALASCRNKA; from the coding sequence ATGTCTTTTTCGCGAATCGAACCCCCGCTTGCGCGGAGCACGGGGTCATCCGCGGCCGGTTTGCCGCACCTGGCCCCTGCCCGCGCGCTCTGGGCGCGCTTCGATCTGTGGCTGTGCGAGCCGCGTTCGGCGCAGTCGCTCGTCCTATGGCTGGGCATCTACCTGGCCGTGGCCGCCAACTGGCCGCTGTGGAACGAGCTGGCGCGCATCGGCGGCGCGCCCAGTACCTACATGCCCACGATCGCTGCCATGGGGCTGCTCGTCGTGTGCGCCACGGTGGCGATGCTGTCCTTCACCGCATGGTCGCGCTGGATGAAGCCGCTGTGGTTCGCGGTGGTGCTGCTGGCTGCGTTCGTCCAGCACTACATGCTCGAGTACCGCGTGGTGATGGACCCGACCATGATCGCCAACGTGCTGCAGACCGACCCGAACGAGGCGCGCGACCTGATGAGCTGGCGCATGGCTTTCCATGTTCTGGTGGTTGTCCTGCTCCCGGGCCTGGCCCTCTGGAGGGCGCGCATCGTGCCGATGCGCTTCGTCTCCAGGCTCTGGCGCAATGCGGCGCTGCTCCTGCTGGCGGTGGCGGTGGCGCTGGTGGCTGCCGTGTCGATGAACCGGCAACTCGCGCCGCTGATGCGCAACAATATCCACCTGCGCTACATGATGAACCCGGTCGCGAGCCTGTATTCGGCCGGCTCGGTGCTCATCAAGCCGATGTTCAAGCGCAGCCGCAAGCTGATCCCCATCACCGCCGGCACCACCCTGGGTGCGAGCTATGCGGGCCAGGCCCGTCCGCCGATGTTCGTGATGGTGGTGGGCGAGACAGCCCGGGCCGACCACTTCGGCCTCAACGGCTATGCGCGCGACACCACGCCCGAACTGGCCGCGCGCGGCGTGTTGAGCTACCGCGACGTGCATTCGTGCGGCACGAATACGCTGGCCTCCGTGCCGTGCATGTTCTCGCCGCTGGGCAAGCAGGGCTATGAGTCGCGCAAGGACGACTACGAGAACCTGGTCGACGTGCTCCAGGCCGCGGGGCTGGCGGTGCTGTGGCTCGACAACCAGGCCGGCTGCAAGGACGTCTGCACCCGCATTCCGAATGCCTCTGCGTTCGACAGTCTTTCACCGGTGCAGAAGAGCGCACTGTGCGACGGCGAGGAGTGCCTGGACGACGTCATGCTCAAGGGGCTCGACGCGCGCATTGCGGCGCTGCCGGCCGAACGCCGCGCCAAGGGCGTGGTGCTGGTCATGCACCAGATGGGCAGCCACGGGCCGGCCTACTACAAGCGTTCGGCGGCGGACGTGAAGCGCTTTCTGCCCGAGTGCAAGACCAACGCGCTGGCCGAGTGCGGTCATGCGGAGCTGCAGAACGTGTATGACAACTCGATTGCCCAGACCGACCGTTTCCTCGCCCAGACCATCGACTGGCTCAAGGCACAGTCGAACCAGTACGACCCGGCCTTGCTCTACGTGAGCGACCATGGCGAATCGCTCGGCGAGTACGGCCTGTTCCTGCACGGCGTGCCCTACAGCTTTGCGCCGGAAGCCCAGAAGCACGTGCCCATGGTCACCTGGTTCAGCGACGGCATAAGCCAGCGCCGCAAGCTCTCTCGCCCGTGCATGGAAGCGGGGCTCGATGCGCCGCTCACGCACGATAACCTCTATCACACGGTGCTGGGGCTGATGGACGTGGGCAACTCCACCTACAAGCCCGCCCTGGACGCGCTCGCGTCCTGCCGCAACAAGGCCTGA
- a CDS encoding peroxidase-related enzyme has protein sequence MADRYPLAELKDLPEDIRTAILAVQEKAGFVPNVFLALARRPAEWRAFFAYHDALMLKEEGSLTKGDREMIVTTTSAANQCLYCVVAHGALLRIYEKKPLVADQVAVNYRKADITPRQRAMLDFAMKVCERSHEIDDSDFPPLHAHGFDDEDIWDIASITAFFGLSNRLASFSGMQPNPEFFLMGRLPREKK, from the coding sequence ATGGCCGACCGCTACCCTCTCGCCGAGTTGAAGGACCTGCCGGAAGACATCCGCACCGCGATTCTTGCGGTGCAGGAGAAAGCGGGCTTCGTGCCCAACGTCTTCCTCGCGCTCGCGCGCCGCCCGGCCGAGTGGCGCGCCTTCTTCGCCTACCACGACGCGCTGATGCTGAAGGAGGAAGGTTCGCTCACCAAGGGCGACCGCGAAATGATCGTCACGACCACCAGCGCGGCCAACCAGTGCCTGTACTGCGTGGTGGCGCACGGCGCGCTGCTGCGCATCTACGAGAAGAAACCGCTGGTGGCCGATCAGGTGGCGGTGAACTACCGCAAGGCCGACATCACGCCGCGCCAGCGCGCCATGCTCGACTTTGCGATGAAGGTCTGCGAACGCTCGCACGAAATCGATGACAGCGACTTCCCGCCGCTGCATGCCCACGGCTTCGACGACGAGGACATCTGGGACATTGCCTCGATCACCGCCTTCTTCGGCCTGAGCAACCGGCTTGCGAGCTTCAGCGGCATGCAGCCGAACCCCGAGTTCTTTCTGATGGGGCGGCTGCCCCGCGAGAAGAAATAG
- a CDS encoding haloacid dehalogenase-like hydrolase, translating to MQRRLVLLTPLATALVATGCASLSPAKGLSPAHWDAFNRTQIEGLIASLGKGSPGYNAAKPPYVVFDWDNTSVFLDIEEASLIYQLENLVFGATPAQLEVALRKNIPKKDFLPAHNNAAGKPVNIDLLVPDIVASYTWLYQNYSGLKGNQPLAAVKLSPHYIAFTTKVRFLYEAIGDTFDHDTAYPWVTYLFVGMTEAQVRKLTAETVAWQLKEPVAKVKWTSPAALPGQAGVVSVSWKNGLRLQPEMQELYAAFRNAGFDVWVCSASFVDVIKEISSNPAFGYNNPPERVLAMELERDANGVIQPEFRRGYDQTQGPGKTKNIQRFLVSKYGYGPSFIAGDSEGDQNMMADFADTKKVLIVNRLRDPKTDIGKFSAMAVQNYGKPDTRYLLQGRDDNTGQWVSSQLHTPLGATQGKALK from the coding sequence ATGCAACGCCGCCTCGTCCTCCTCACCCCGCTCGCCACTGCGCTCGTCGCCACTGGCTGCGCCAGCCTCTCGCCCGCCAAGGGCCTTTCGCCCGCCCACTGGGACGCCTTCAACCGTACCCAGATCGAAGGCCTGATCGCCAGCCTCGGCAAAGGAAGCCCCGGCTACAACGCCGCCAAGCCGCCTTACGTCGTCTTCGACTGGGACAACACGAGCGTGTTTCTCGACATCGAGGAAGCCTCGCTGATCTACCAGCTCGAAAACCTGGTGTTCGGCGCCACGCCCGCGCAGCTCGAAGTGGCGCTGCGCAAGAACATCCCGAAGAAGGACTTCCTGCCGGCGCACAACAACGCGGCGGGCAAGCCCGTCAACATCGATCTGCTGGTGCCCGACATCGTGGCCAGCTACACCTGGCTCTACCAGAACTACAGCGGCCTCAAGGGCAACCAGCCGCTGGCCGCGGTGAAGCTGAGCCCGCACTACATCGCCTTCACCACCAAGGTGCGCTTTCTCTACGAAGCGATCGGCGACACCTTCGACCACGACACGGCCTACCCCTGGGTGACCTACCTCTTCGTCGGCATGACCGAGGCGCAGGTGCGCAAGCTCACGGCCGAGACGGTGGCATGGCAATTGAAGGAGCCCGTGGCCAAGGTCAAGTGGACCTCGCCGGCCGCGCTGCCGGGCCAGGCGGGCGTGGTCTCGGTCAGCTGGAAGAACGGCCTGCGGCTGCAGCCCGAGATGCAGGAGCTGTACGCCGCATTCCGCAACGCGGGCTTCGATGTCTGGGTGTGCTCGGCATCGTTCGTCGACGTGATCAAGGAGATCTCGTCGAACCCCGCCTTCGGCTACAACAACCCGCCCGAGCGCGTGCTCGCGATGGAGCTGGAGCGCGACGCCAACGGCGTGATCCAGCCCGAGTTCCGCCGCGGCTACGACCAGACCCAGGGCCCCGGCAAGACCAAGAACATCCAGCGCTTCCTGGTCAGCAAATACGGCTACGGCCCGAGCTTCATTGCCGGCGACAGCGAGGGCGACCAGAACATGATGGCCGACTTCGCCGACACGAAGAAGGTGCTGATCGTGAACCGGCTGCGCGACCCGAAGACCGACATCGGCAAGTTCTCGGCCATGGCGGTGCAGAACTACGGCAAGCCGGACACACGCTACCTGCTGCAGGGCCGTGACGACAACACCGGCCAGTGGGTGAGCTCGCAGCTGCACACGCCGCTGGGCGCGACGCAGGGCAAGGCGCTCAAGTAA
- the eutC gene encoding ethanolamine ammonia-lyase subunit EutC: MSSGNDPVTPNPWAQWRSATPARLALGRAGAGMPTDETLRFGWAHAMARDAIHAALDVDALEATLLEQHWQVARARSRAEDRTTYLRRPDLGRQLDPADAERLRAAASRDCDVCVVIGDGLSSLAVARHAAPLLAALRSQLPAGTRFAPVVIATQARVALADEVGELFGAALSVMLIGERPGLSSPDSLGIYLTHSPRRGRHDAERNCISNVRPEGLPCEAAAFKLAWLMREALQRGLTGVGLKDESDLAVLEPGRSAPSLPAARTDPRVAGMTDA, from the coding sequence ATGAGCAGCGGCAACGACCCCGTCACGCCGAACCCCTGGGCGCAGTGGCGTTCGGCCACGCCGGCACGGCTGGCGCTGGGCCGCGCCGGTGCCGGCATGCCGACCGACGAGACGCTGCGCTTCGGCTGGGCCCATGCCATGGCGCGCGACGCCATCCATGCGGCACTCGACGTCGACGCTCTCGAAGCCACCTTGCTTGAACAGCATTGGCAGGTGGCGCGGGCGCGCAGCCGCGCGGAAGACCGTACCACCTACCTGCGCCGCCCCGACCTCGGCCGGCAGCTCGACCCCGCCGACGCGGAGCGCCTGCGCGCAGCGGCGAGCCGCGATTGCGACGTCTGCGTGGTCATCGGCGATGGCCTTTCCTCGCTCGCCGTGGCACGCCATGCCGCGCCGCTCCTGGCCGCGCTGCGCTCGCAGCTGCCGGCCGGGACGCGCTTTGCCCCCGTCGTCATCGCCACGCAGGCGCGCGTCGCGTTGGCCGACGAGGTGGGCGAACTGTTCGGCGCCGCCCTCTCGGTCATGCTGATCGGCGAGCGCCCGGGACTCAGCTCGCCCGACAGCCTCGGCATCTACCTGACCCATTCGCCCAGGCGCGGCCGGCACGACGCCGAGCGCAACTGCATCTCCAACGTGCGGCCCGAAGGCCTGCCCTGCGAAGCCGCCGCGTTCAAGCTGGCATGGCTGATGCGCGAGGCGCTGCAAAGAGGGCTGACCGGCGTCGGGCTCAAGGACGAAAGCGATCTCGCGGTGCTCGAGCCGGGCCGCTCGGCGCCCTCCTTGCCCGCAGCACGCACGGATCCGCGCGTGGCTGGCATGACTGATGCGTAG
- a CDS encoding ethanolamine ammonia-lyase subunit EutB, whose protein sequence is MRYRTTIAGQVFDFDDLKQVMAVASPARSGDYLAEIGAATAQQRMAARHVLAETPLKQFLTEALIPYESDNITRLIIDSHDAQAFAPVSHLTVGDFRNWLLSEQATTETLTALAPGLTPEMVAAVSKLMRNQDLVSVARKCSVVTRFRDTIGLPGHLAVRLQPNHPTDDLRGVAASTLDGLLYGAGDAVIGLNPVSDSMQVLGRLLHMLDEVIQRFAIPTQSCVLTHVTNTLKLAEAGAPVDLVFQSIAGTEKANLSFGITPELLDEAYAAALALNRGTVGNNVMYFETGQGSALSANANFGVDQQTCEVRAYALARRYKPLLINTVVGFIGPEYLFDGKQIIRAGLEDHCCGKLLGLPLGCDICYTNHAEADQDDMDNLLVLLGTAGINFIMGIPGADDVMLNYQSTSFHDALFLRQTLGLKRAPEFEAWLQRMQITDAAGQLAPPSANRLLADMSGLTALGQ, encoded by the coding sequence ATGCGCTATCGCACCACCATCGCCGGCCAGGTCTTCGACTTCGACGACCTGAAGCAGGTCATGGCCGTGGCCAGCCCGGCGCGTTCGGGCGACTACCTGGCGGAAATCGGCGCTGCCACTGCGCAGCAGCGCATGGCGGCGCGCCACGTGCTGGCCGAAACGCCGCTCAAGCAGTTCCTGACCGAAGCACTGATTCCCTACGAGAGCGACAACATCACGCGCCTCATCATCGACAGCCATGACGCGCAGGCCTTCGCGCCGGTGTCGCACCTCACCGTGGGCGACTTCCGCAATTGGCTGCTGTCGGAGCAGGCCACCACCGAAACGCTGACTGCGCTGGCACCGGGCCTCACACCCGAGATGGTGGCGGCCGTGTCCAAGCTCATGCGCAACCAGGACCTGGTGTCGGTCGCCAGGAAGTGCAGCGTGGTCACGCGGTTCCGCGACACCATCGGCCTGCCCGGCCATCTGGCCGTGCGCCTGCAGCCCAACCATCCCACCGACGACCTGCGCGGCGTGGCGGCCTCGACGCTCGACGGCCTGCTCTACGGTGCCGGCGACGCGGTGATCGGCCTCAACCCGGTGTCCGACAGCATGCAGGTGCTGGGCCGGCTGCTGCACATGCTCGACGAGGTGATCCAGCGCTTCGCGATTCCCACGCAAAGCTGCGTGCTCACCCATGTCACCAATACGCTCAAGCTCGCCGAAGCGGGCGCGCCGGTCGACCTGGTGTTCCAGTCGATCGCTGGCACCGAAAAGGCGAACCTCTCTTTCGGCATCACGCCCGAGCTGCTCGACGAAGCCTATGCCGCGGCACTGGCGCTGAACCGCGGCACCGTCGGCAACAACGTGATGTATTTCGAGACCGGCCAGGGCAGCGCGCTCTCGGCCAACGCCAACTTCGGTGTCGACCAGCAGACCTGCGAGGTGCGCGCGTATGCACTGGCCCGCCGCTACAAGCCGCTGCTCATCAACACGGTGGTCGGCTTCATCGGGCCCGAATATCTTTTCGACGGCAAGCAGATCATCCGCGCCGGGCTCGAAGACCACTGCTGCGGCAAGCTGCTGGGCCTGCCCCTCGGTTGCGACATCTGCTACACCAACCATGCCGAGGCCGACCAGGACGACATGGACAACCTGCTCGTGCTGCTCGGCACCGCGGGCATCAACTTCATCATGGGCATTCCGGGCGCCGACGACGTGATGCTCAACTACCAGAGCACCTCGTTCCACGACGCGCTGTTCCTGCGCCAGACGCTGGGCCTGAAGCGTGCACCCGAATTCGAGGCCTGGCTGCAGCGCATGCAGATCACCGATGCGGCGGGGCAACTCGCGCCGCCCTCGGCCAACCGCCTGCTGGCGGACATGAGCGGGCTGACCGCACTCGGGCAATGA
- the eat gene encoding ethanolamine permease, which produces MQSIEATPPAAIAVPAGTGHLKKVLGPVQLWGIAVGLVISGEYFGWSYGWNTAGTLGFLVATVLVATMYTTFIFSFTELSTAIPHAGGPFAYARRAFGPTGGFVAGFATLIEFVFAPPAIALAIGAYLNVQFPGINPKWFALGAYVIFIALNWIGVGIAAAFELFVTVLAIVELLVFMGVVTPGWTMANFVANGWAGGSVLNGAAISGIFASIPFAIWFFLAIEGAAMAAEEARDPHRTIPIAYTTGIVTLVVLAFGVMIFAGGVGDWRKLANINDPLPQAMKAVVGDNSGWLHMLVWIGLFGLIASFHGIIMGYSRQIFALARAGYLPLYFAGLSPRFDTPHRALLAGGVIGVVAIFSDEWVQFGGQTLTANIVTMAVLGAIVMYLISMAALFKLRRSEPDLLRTYRAPFYPVFPAIALGLGVVCLGAMVWFNAMLTLLFLVLMAAAYGYFLLTSAQRKAAAPDEMLSSSTIA; this is translated from the coding sequence ATGCAGTCCATCGAAGCCACACCACCGGCCGCAATCGCTGTTCCGGCCGGCACCGGCCACCTGAAGAAGGTGCTCGGCCCCGTCCAGCTCTGGGGAATTGCGGTGGGCCTGGTCATATCGGGTGAGTACTTTGGTTGGAGCTACGGCTGGAACACGGCCGGCACGCTCGGCTTCCTGGTGGCCACGGTGCTGGTGGCCACGATGTACACCACCTTCATCTTCAGCTTCACCGAGCTCTCGACCGCCATCCCTCATGCGGGCGGCCCATTCGCCTATGCGCGGCGCGCCTTCGGACCGACCGGCGGCTTCGTGGCGGGCTTTGCCACGCTGATCGAATTCGTCTTTGCACCGCCGGCCATCGCACTGGCCATCGGCGCCTATCTCAACGTGCAGTTTCCGGGCATCAATCCCAAGTGGTTCGCGCTGGGCGCCTATGTGATCTTCATCGCGCTCAACTGGATCGGCGTGGGCATCGCGGCGGCCTTCGAACTCTTCGTGACCGTGCTGGCCATTGTCGAGCTGCTGGTGTTCATGGGCGTGGTCACGCCGGGCTGGACCATGGCCAACTTCGTCGCCAACGGCTGGGCCGGAGGCAGCGTGCTCAACGGCGCGGCCATCTCGGGCATCTTCGCGTCGATACCGTTCGCGATCTGGTTCTTCCTGGCCATCGAGGGCGCGGCCATGGCGGCCGAGGAAGCGCGCGACCCGCACCGCACCATTCCCATCGCCTACACCACGGGCATCGTCACGCTGGTGGTGCTGGCCTTCGGCGTGATGATCTTCGCGGGCGGGGTGGGCGACTGGCGCAAGCTCGCCAACATCAACGATCCGCTGCCGCAGGCCATGAAGGCGGTGGTGGGCGACAACAGCGGCTGGCTGCACATGCTGGTGTGGATCGGCCTCTTCGGGCTGATTGCCTCGTTCCACGGCATCATCATGGGCTACTCGCGGCAGATCTTCGCGCTGGCGCGCGCGGGCTACCTGCCGCTCTACTTCGCCGGCCTGAGCCCGCGCTTCGACACGCCGCACCGCGCGCTGCTGGCCGGCGGCGTGATCGGCGTGGTGGCCATCTTCAGCGACGAGTGGGTGCAGTTCGGCGGCCAGACGCTTACCGCCAACATCGTGACCATGGCGGTGCTCGGCGCCATCGTGATGTACCTGATCTCGATGGCGGCGCTCTTCAAGCTGCGCAGGAGCGAGCCCGACCTGCTGCGCACCTACCGCGCGCCCTTCTATCCGGTGTTTCCGGCCATCGCGCTCGGGCTCGGCGTGGTCTGCCTCGGTGCGATGGTGTGGTTCAACGCCATGCTCACGCTGTTGTTCCTGGTGCTGATGGCGGCGGCCTATGGCTACTTCCTGCTGACCTCCGCACAACGCAAGGCGGCGGCGCCCGACGAGATGCTTTCCTCGAGCACCATCGCGTGA